Below is a window of Nocardia asteroides DNA.
CCAGCGCGCGCACGGGTTCCGGGGTCGGGTCGTCGAGGTCGGGCAGTTGCTCGGGCAGGGCGGCGGTGGCCAGGTCGATCCGGTCGAGCACCAGGTCGCGGCGGCGGGTGACCCGGCCGGCGAACCAGTCCGCCACCAGCGGGCCGAACCGGCCGGTGCGGGTGGACCCGAGGATCATGGCCACCCGCGCCGGCGCGGTCACCGGGCATCCTTGACGGGGGCGTCGAGGAACGCGGGGATCATCGGCAGCAGCAACTCGGGCCGGTGCGGTGCGGTGATGTGGGAGGTGCCGGGCAGGATCGCCAGCTGCGCGTTCGGCAGACCGGCGGGAGTGTCGCCCATGACGCCGCCGCCGAACAGCCGGAACATCTCCACCGAGTGCTCGGGGCGGACGATGTCGGAGTCGCCGATGATGGTCAGCGTCGGGGCCTCGACCTTACGGGCTGCCTCGTGCGAGACCGAGGGCATGCCGTTGAGATCGTGGTCGAGGACCTCGGCGACCAGCCGCGGGAAGTCCTCGGGGCGCGGCGCGTTCTTCAGGTAGTCGGTGTGGAAGGTCGAGCCGTGCAGGTGCTCGGGCTTCAGCTCGTCCATGCCCTCCATCAGGCCGGGGTGCATGGCCTCGGCGCCGAGGCCACCGGAGAGCAGGATCTGCTTGCGCACCAGCTCCGGGTGGCGCAGCGTGATGTCGAGTGCCACGCCCGCGCCCATGCTGTAGCCGAGGACGTCGACGCGGTGGATGCCGAGCTGTGCGAGCAGCGCGACGGTGTCGTCGGCCATCTGCGGGGTGCGCAGCGGTCGGTCGATGTCGGCGGTGCGACCGTGTGCCTGCTGTTCGATCGCGATCACCTCGCGGGTCCTGGCCAGCTCGGGGATCAGCTCGCCGAAGTCGGTGCCGATGCCCGACAGCGCGCCGTGCAGCAGCACCAGCGGCGGCTGATCGGTGGCGACACCGTGGCGCTCGTAGTACATGCGCAAGCCGTTGACCTCGGCGTACGCGCCCGGGTCCGGTGCGGCGGTGGTGGTCTGGTCGCTACCGCAGGCGCTCAGCAGCGCGGTGACGGCGACGGCGGCGGTGAGGGCGAAGGCGGTGAGTTTCATGTCGTTCTCCTGTGGTGTGCCGATCTCGTTGGGACCACAGTGCGCCCGGCCCCTTCCGGTTTGTTTACGGTCGGATTCCGGTGCGTTCGGAACCCGCTAGGGTGCGGTTATGCGTTTCGGTGTGCTCGGTCCGCTGACGGTCTGGACCGATGACGGCACGGTCGTGCCGATCCCCGGCACCAAGGTGCGCGCGCTGCTGGCCGACCTGCTGCTCGCCGCGGGGCAGCCGGTGTCGGCCGACCGGTTGATCGACGACATCTGGGGCGAGGACCCGCCCGGCAACCCCGCCGGCACGTTGGCCGCGAAAGCCTCCCAGCTGCGGCGTGCCCTCGAGGACGCCGAAGCGGGCAGCCGGGACCTGGTGGTCTCACCGCCGCCGGGCTACCGCCTCGCCACCACCGAGGTCGACGCGCTGCGCTTCCGGGCGCTGCTGGCCCGGGCCCGCGCCGCCACCGAGCCGCGCGTCCGCATCGACACACTCACCGAGGCGCTCGGCCTGTGGCGTGGCCCGGCCTTCGACGACTTCCGCGACGCGGAGTTCACCCGCTCGGTCATCGCCCAGCTCTCGGAGCTGCGGCTGGTCGCCGTCGAGGAACTTGCGGAAGCGCGCCTGGCCGAAGGCGAATACGGTGCCGTCGCAGGTGATCTCACCAGATTCGTAGCGGAAAACCCGCTGCGGGAACGTCTGCGGGCCGCACAGCTGCGCGCCCTGTACGGCGCGGGGCGCCAGGCCGAAGCCCTCGACAGCTACGAGGACCTGCGCAGGCAGCTGGCGGACGAACTCGGGCTGGATCCCAGCCCGGAACTGGTCGACCTGCATCGCTCGATCCTCGGTCAGGACCCCGGGCTGGTGGTGACCCGTCCGCGCGCGGTGGTCCGGCGGCGCACGACCAACATTCCCGCGCAACGCACCGAGTTGATCGGCCGCGCAGATGATCTCGACGAGCTGAGCCGCGCGGTGGACGCGTCCCGTCTGGTCACCCTGATCGGGCCCGGCGGGGTGGGCAAGACCCGCCTCGCCACGGCCACCGCGGCCGGGCTCACCGAGCGGTTCCCGCACGGCAGCTGGCTCGTCGAACTGGCGCCACTCGCGACCGCGACCACCGATATCGATCGCATCGCCGACACGGTGGCGCAGGTGCTGGGCGTTCGCCTCGGCGACGCCGCGGATGCGCCTGCCGTGGCTCTGGGCGAGGCGCTGGCCGAGCAGGAACTGCTGCTGGTCCTGGACAACTGCGAACACCTCGTCGACCAGGTCGCCGACCTCACCGAAGCCCTGCTCGGCGCCGCGCCCGGGCTGCACGTCCTGGCGACCAGCCGCGAACAACTGCGGCTGCCGGGGGAGGACATCGTCACCGTCGAACCGCTCGGCGTGCCCTCGGCGGGCAGCGCGGTGACCGACATCGCCGAGTCGAATGCCGTGCGGCTCTTCGTGGCCCGGGCCAAGTCGGGTGCGCGTGAATTCACCCTCGACGCGGACAACGCCGACGCCGTCGCGACACTGTGCCGCAGACTCGACGGCATCCCGCTCGCCCTCGAGCTGGCCGCCACCCGGGTGCGGGCCCTCGGCGTGCACGAGATGGTGGCCCGGCTCGACGACCGGTTCCGGCTGCTGGCCACCGGGCATCGCGGCGCGCCGCCACGGCAGCAGACTCTCGCGGCGATGATCGACTGGAGCTGGGGGCTGCTCGACGCGGACGAACGGGTCGTCCTGCGGCGGCTCGCGGTCCATGCCGGTGGTTGCACCCTCGATGCCGCCGAATCCGTCTGCGCCGGTATCGAAATCGCGTCCGGCGCGGTCGCGGATGTGATCGCCAGGCTGGTCGACCGCTCCCTGGTCCAGCAGAGCGGGCGGCGCTACCGGCTGCTGGAGTCGGTGGCCGCGTTCAGTGTGGACCGGCTGGCCGAGGCAGGCGAGGAGCAGGCGGTTCGGCAGGCCCACCGCGCCTACTACCTGGCGTTGACCGAGCGGGCCGCGCCCGAACTGTACGGCGCCGACCAGCGACGCTGGCTGGCCCGCCTCGACGCCGAGGACGCGAATCTGCAAGTGGCGCTGGACGGCGCCGACGCCGACACCGCGCTGCGGCTCACCGCGGCACTGGCCTGGTACTGGCTGCTGCGCGGGCGGCTCGGCCCGGCCCGGCGCCGCTTCGACGCGGCGCTGGCGCTCGGCGGCAGTGCGCGGTACCGGGCGCCGGTCGCGGCGTGGCGGCTCACCGCCGCTTTCCAGCAGGGCGATTTCACCGACGCGAGCGCGCGGCGTGCCGAGGTATCGGCCGCGCTGGCCGCGCTCGACGACCCGGCCGTTCGGGTGCGTGCCGAGGTCATCCTGCTGATGTCGGCGCTGGAGGCCGGTGCCGATCAGGATCTGGAAACCTCGGTGCGGCAACTGCGCGCGGAATGCCACGAGCTCGGCGACCGCTGGAGTGTCGCGACGATCCAGGTGGCGCTGGCGAAGTCGGCGCACAGCCGCGCCGACGTGGACGCGCTGGCCCGCTACGCCGCCGACGCGGCCCGGCTCTTCGCCGAACTCGGCGACCGCTGGGGCCGCTTGCAGGCCGCCGAATGGCTCGGCGGCCTGGCCGAACTCACCGGTGATCTCGCCGGCGCCGCGGACATCCACCGTGAAGCCCTGGTCCTGGCCAGGGAACTGGAACTGTGGGGACAGGTCTCGTCGCACCTGTGCTGGCTCGGCTGGATCGCCATGCAGCACACCGAATTCGACGCGGCCCGCGACTTCGCCGCCCAGGCCATGGTGCTGGCCGCCGAACAGGGCGACGGTGCGGGCAAGCTGTTCGGCTCGATTGTGCTGGCCTTCACCGCGCGGCGCGACGGTCACCCGGATGAGGCCGAACAACTGCTGCGCGGTCTGCTCGCCGCCGCCTCCGACGACACCGAGACGCCGCTGTTCCTGCCGATGCTCCAGGTGGAACTGGGCTACCTGCTCGAACAGCGCGGTGAACCCGCCGCGGGCCTGGCCGAGCACCTGCGCGCACTCGACGGCGCGCACCGCATCGACGCACCCCGCGACGCCGCCTTCGCCCTCGGCGGCGCCGCGGCGGCCACCGCCGCCCTCGGCGAACTCGACACCGCCGCCCGCCTGCTCGGCGCGGCCGAAGCGCTGCGCACCAGCACCGGAATGCCCCTGCTGCCCGCCGAACAACCCGACATCGACCGCGCCACCGCCGCGGTCCGCGCCGGTCTGGGCCCAGCCGCCTTCGCCACCGCCCACACCGCCGGCCTCGACCTCACCCCCACCTCGGCCCGCGACCTCATCGCGGTCGCGGTGCCGTAGTCAGCCCCCGGTGCCGGTGCCGGTGCCGAGGCCGGTGCCGGTGCCGGGGCCGGTGCGGGGGCCGGTGCCGGTGCAGTCCCGGTGCCGGTGCCCTTGGCCAGCCGGTTCCGGCCCTGGTCGGCCGGCTGTGGTGACCGGCTGGCCGGCTGTGGTGACCGGCTGGCCGGCTGTGGTGACCGGCTGGCCGGCTGTGGTGACCGGCTGGCCGGCTGTGGTGACCGGCTGGCCGGCTGTGGTGACCGGCTGGCCGGCTGTGGTGACCGGCTGGCCGGCTGTGGTGACCGGCTGGCCGGCCGTGGTGACCGGCTGACCGGCTGTGGTGATCGGCTGACCGGCCGTTGGTGGTTGGCTGCCCGGCCGCGGCGCTTCCGGCCGCGGTGGCTGACCGACTCGCCCTGGTGGCTAGGCGACCGGTCCTTATGAGTAGCCGTCTGGTCGCGATGCCTTCGGCCGCGATGGCTGGGACCGGCTGTGGCTAGCCAGCTGGTCGCGATGCCCGCGGTCGCCAGCAGGTCGCGAGCAGCAGTGTCGCCGACAGCACGCCGAGTACGCCGGCGATCACCAGCGCGGTGGTTCCGGTGATCTCGATCCCGAGCAGGTGGTCCGCTGACCAGCGGCCGGGACCGAGGGTGGCGGTGGCCAGGGCGACGGCGGCCAGCACCGCGGTGTATTCCCAGCCCTGACCGGGACGGAAGATGAAGAATCCGTTGCCGCGATGCGCGGTGATCAGCGCCACGGCCATGGTGGCGATGACGGCGGCCGCGGCGAACGGCGTGAGCAGTCCCGCCAGAAGCAGAGCGCCCGCGGCGATCTCGGTCGCGGTGGCGAGCACGGCGTGCAGCCGGCCCGGGCGCAGGCCGATCGAGGCGAACCAGGCGCCGGTGGCGGTGAGCGCGCCCGCGCCCCAGGCGTGATTGACGCCGTGTGCGAGCAGCACCGCCCCCAGCGTCGAGCGGAGCAGAAGTGCTGCCGTGTCGACGGAACTCACGCCGCCTGCTTCTTCGGAACGGCGGTGGACTCCGGCGCGGCGGGTTGCCAGCCGGGCGGGCCGAAGACGTAGCCGAGCCGGGCCCGCCAGCCACGCGCGCCGCGCACGTCACGAATGATGTTGCCGTACTCGTGATATTGCAGCCGCAGCAGGTTGTAGGTGCCGACCGGGGTGGTGAGACCGTAGGTGGGCGTGTGCAGTTCACGCTGGAAGGTGCCGAACATCCGGTCCCAGATGATCAGGATGCCGCCGTAGTTGCGGTCCAGGTACTCCGGGTCGCTGCCGTGGTGGACCCGGTGGTGCGAGGGGGTGTTGAGCACGAATTCGACCGGTCGCCAGAGTTTCCCGATCGTCTCGGTGTGGGTGAAGAACTGGTAGATGAGATTCAGGGCGAAGGCGACGTAGATCGTCCACGGCGCGAACCCGAGCAGCGGCAGCGGCGCCCAGAAGATGGCCTCCGACCACGGATTCCACTTCTGTCGCAGCGCGGTACCGAGATTGAAGTACTCGCTCGAATGATGGGCCTGGTGCGCGGCCCAGCCGATCCGCACCCGGTGGGAGAAGCGGTGGTTGCAGTACCAGGCGAAGTCGACCACCAGCATCAGCACCGGCCAGTACCACCACGCGTGCGTCGGCAGGTGCCACGGCGCGAGCTCGGTCCACAGGATCACGAACAGGACCAGGGTGAGCAGCTTGAACAGCGCCATCGCGCCCAGTGCCCCGAAACCCATGCTGATGCTGGTGCGGGTGTCGATCGGCGAGTAGGCGCGCGGCGCCGCGTCCGCGCCCGCGTGCCGCAGGCTCACCGCCTCGATGGCGATGAAGACCAGGAAGAAGGGGACTGCGTAGAGCAGGGGGTTGTTGATGTGCTCCCAGAATGCGGACACCATGCCGACTCCTCATATAGACGTGAGGGTAATTTACGAAATAGTAAATTCGGTGTCAATGTGGGGGCGGCGGGTTTGGTTGGATGAAGCGGTGAGCACAGCCGGAACCAAGGGCGTCCCGCGCGCGCGGCGCGAGCAGTTGATCCTCGACGCGGCCGTGGCCGAGATCGGCCGGGTCGGCTACGCGGGGCTGTCGCTGGCCGGAGTCGCCCAGCGCGCCGAGGTCTCCAAACCGCTGGTCTACACGTATTTCCACACCAGGGACGAGATCTACCTCGCCTGTGTGGCGCGGGCCGCGGCGAACCTCGGGGCGGCGATCGAAGCGGCGGTGGCCGCGGGCGGGGAGCTGTCGATGGCGCGGCGCACGCTCGACGCGATCTTCACCGCACTGGAACCGCGTCCGCACGACTGGACTGTCGTGTTCGATCGCACCCACCCCGACGAGGGCGCGGTCGCCGACGCGATCCGCGCCGCGCGCCGCGGCATCGCCGCCCAGGCGGCCCGTGGTGTGGCCGACGTGCTCGGCGCGGTGGAACTCACCGACCCGGCCGACCTCTCGGCGCTCACCGACGTCTGGATGGGGACGGTGACCTCCCTGGTCACCTGGTGGCTGCGGCATCCCGGGGAGACGGCCGCACAGATGAGCGAGCGCAGCCACCGCCTGATCGACGCGCTGATCGCGGCCGCCGCCCGGTGAGCCAGGCCGGTTACGCGGCGGCGGGCACGTAGCGCAGGCCCACGACGCCGCAGTCGAAGCGGGTGGCGGATTCGAGGACGAACTGCTGGTTCGCGCCGGTGGCGGCGAAGACCGGCAGGCCCGCGCCGATGGCGGTCGGATTGACGAACAGATTCAGTTCGTCGAACAAGCCCTGGGCGATCAGGCTCGCGACGAGTTCGCCGCCGCCGTAGGCGATGATGTCGCCGCCCGGGCCGGCCTTCAGTTCGCGAATGGCCGCGGCCGCGTCGGCGGCGACAACCGTGTTGTCCCACGGGGATTCGGTGATCGTCCGCGAGATGACCACCTTCGGGGTCTTGTTCATGGTGTCGATCGCCTCCTGGGTCTCGTGCTCGGGCTGGGCGGCCCAGTGCGGGATGAAACCCTCGGCGAGCTTGCGGCCCAGCACGATGGTGTCGACGGAGTCGGTGAGCGCGCCGATGTGGGCGGCGAGGTCGTCGCTCCAGTCGAAGGTGAGCCAGTCCATCTCGCCGTTCGGGCCTGCCATGAAGCCGTCGATGGTGGTCTGGACCTGGAGCTTGAACTTGCGCATGAGGTGCGTCCTTTCGGCGTTTCGCTGGTGTGTCACCACTGTCGCCGAACCGCCTTACGGAATGTTTACGCTGCCCCGACCAGGCGCAGCACGCTCGCGCGCAGCGCCAGCTCGGCCGCCGGCTGGGTCAGCCTGCCCGCCCTGACCTCGTCGCCCGCGGCATGGCTCACCGCGACGATCGCGGTCACGAGCCACTCCGGCGTCGCCGTGTCGGCGAATTCGCCCGCGCGCTGTCCCCGGGTTACCAGCCGCAGCAGCCGCTCGTTGACGGGCAGTTGACGGTCTTCGTCGCGCTGCCGGGCGAACGCGCCGACATGGTGGGCCAGGGGTGAGACGCGGAAGAATCGCCAGCCCACCGCGAGCATGCGCAGCAGGGCGTCGGTGGCGGGGCCGCTGTCCAGGTCGGCCTCGCGCATGGCCGCGACGGCCTGGCCGGTGGTGTGGTCGACCACGGCATTGACCAGGTCGTCGCGAGAAGCGAAGTGCGCGTACACCGTTTGCCGGGTGACGCCCGCCTCGGCGGCGATGGCCGCCATGCCCGCGTCGGGATGCGTCGCGAGCAACCGGGTGGCGGCCTCGAGGACGGCCGCGCGGCTGCGGGTGGCGTCGGCGCGGCGTTTCGGTGTCGGGGATCCAGTCAAAATCTTACACCCTTGTCAAAGTTGCTTGGCCATGTCTAACCTTTACATCACTGTAAGAATTCTACGCAGGAGTGTCATGGATCCCGCAATGCCCCGCACGCCGGAGCGGTTCGTCGCCGACTTCTTCACCGAGTTCACCGCGGCCGCGCTCGACCCCGGCGCCGACCCCGCCGCGGTCGTCGACCGGTTCCACACGCCCGACGTGGTGCAGATCGCCGACGGGATCCGGCTCGACCGGGACCGGCTCGTCGCGCATCTGCGGCCGGTGCGAAAGAACCTGCGCGACTACCGCTTCGAGGTGCACGAGGTGATCGCCGACGGCGACCGGATGGCCGTGCGGATGACCATCCACGCGACGATGCGCACCACCGGGACCGTCGCCACCGAGGTCTTCCTGTTCGGCGAGTTCACTCCCGACGGGAAACTCCGCCGGGCCGATCAGCTCACCCGCGCCCTCGCCGCCTGACCAGGAGATCACCGTGCTCGTCCGCACCGTCCGTTCGCTCGCCCTGCTCGCCACCGGACTCCTGGCCGGTGCCTTCGGTTACGGCGCCGCCAATCTCGTCCCCACCTTCGACCGGGTGCCCTTGCCGATGCGCCTGGAATTCCACACCGAGCTCATGCGCAACAACAGCATCAGCATGCAGGCCACCATGGCGGTCGCGGCGCTGAGCTGTCTCGCCGTCGCGGTGCTCGCCGCGGGACGGCACCGGCTCGTAGCGGCCGCGGCCACCGTGCTGGTGGTGGCCTCGTTCCTGATCACCCGGCTGGGCAACGTGCCGATCAATCACCGGATCAACGAATGGGCCGTCACGGGACCCACGCCCGACTACGCCGAGATCCTCACTCGCTGGGACGCGTTCCACTTCCTGCGTACCGGTACGGCACTGGGCGCCTTCGCGCTGATCATCGCCCTCGTGCTGTGGATGCCGGCCGATCAGCCCGCCCGATAGGGGGCGAGGGCGGTGAGCACCACGCGCCGGGCGGTCTCGGCGGCGTGGTCGGCATCGCCCTCGGCCAGGCCGAGCAGCGGATCGAGACCTTCGACGTGCGGCGCCAGTGCCAGGTGCGGCAGCATTAGCAGCAAAAGCGCCAGCAGCACGTCGATCTCGGCGTCGGGGCGCAACGCGCCGGTGTCGACCGCCTGCCCGATGAGGGGCCGCAACACCGCCAGGTAATGCTTGTCGACGGCCTCGCGCACCGCCGTGCGGGCCACCGGATCCGGTTCCAGATTGGCCGCCGCGGTCATCGCGCGTTCGAGCGGATGATCGTAGAAATAGCGCACCCAGGAGTCGAGCAGCGACTCCAGCGCCGCGAAGAAATCGGCGTCCCAGTCCAGGCGCAGCACGACCGCCTCCATCGACGACCGGATCCGCTCACTGGACTGTTCGGCCAGGTAGACGTACATATCGGCCTTGTCCGTGAAGTACTGGAACAGGCTGCCCTTGGACACGCCCGCCTCCCGGCAGATCGTGTTCATACTCGCCCCGCTGAACCCACGGGCGGCGAACTCCGTCTCGGCGGCCGCGACCACGGCGGCGCGCCGCTCGGGCACGAGCCGGTCCCATGTTCCTGTCGGCATCGCCGCATTCCTCCTCGTGACGTGGTGCTGCTCCGATCCCATGGTGACTGGTCGTCGCACATGAGCTCGCCTCCCGCAGCGCCACGTTCCCGTCGCGGCCGATGATGCACTCACCGGTTTCCGGGAGTGACCAGGCCGGATTCGTAGGCGAGGACGACGAGTTGGGCGCGGTCGCGGGCGTGCAGCTTGGTCATCGCGCGGTTGAGGTGGGTCTTGGCGGTGTGCGGGCTGATCACCATGTGGGCCGCGATCTCGTCGTTGGACATGCCCCGCGCCGCCAGCGCGACGGCCTCGCGTTCGCGCGTGGTGAGTTCGGCCAGCGCGGCGGGCGTGCCCGTGGTGCGCGGCTGGGTGACGTAGCGGGCGATGAGCCGCCGGGTGATCGACGGGGCGAGCAGCGCGTCCCCCCGGGCGGCCACCCGGAGGGCGTGCAGGAAGTCCTCGGGTTCGATGTCCTTGACCAGGAAGCCCGCGGCGCCGGCGCGCAGCGCGTCGAAGACGTACTCGTCGAGGCCGTAGTTGGTCAGGATGACCACGTGCACCGCGGCCAGGTCGGGGTCGGCGGCGATGCGCCGGGTGGTCTCGATGCCGTCGACGCGCGGCATCTGGATATCGACCAGGGCGATATCGGGCCGGTGCAGGCGGGCCAGCTCGACGCCCTGCGCGCCGTCGGCGGCCTCGGCGACGACCTCGATGTCGTCCTCCACGTCGAGCAGGGCGCGGAAACCGCTGCGGATGAGAGGCTGGTCGTCCACCAGCAGGACCCGGATCATGCTCGCTCCACCGGCAATTCGGCGTGCACGGCGAAACCGCCCTCGGCGCGTGGCGCCGCACGGAGCCTGCCGCCCAGCGCGGTCACCCGCTCGCGCATGCCGAGCAGGCCGACGCCGGGCGCCGGCACCGCCGTCGGGGTGGCACCGTCGTCCTCGACGTCGACGACGAGGCCGTCGGGGCCGTAGCCGATGCGCACCGAGGCGGTGGCCGCGCGGGCGTGGCGGGCGACGTTGGTCAGCGATTCCTGCACGATCCGGTAGCCGGTGCGGTCCACCGCGGCGGGCAGATCGCCGCGCTCGCCCGCGATCGTCAGGGTCGTGTCCACGCCTGCCTCCCTTGCCCGTTCGACCAGATCACCGACCTGCGCCAGCCCGGGTCGCGGCGCGTCGTCGTCGCGCAGCGCCGCGAGCGTGGCGCGGAGTTCGCGCGAGGCCTCGCGCCCGGCGTCGCGGATGGCCAGCAGCGCGGCGGGGATCTCCTCGCCACGCTTGCGCGCGACGTGCACCGCCGCCTCGGACTGCACCTTGATCACCGAGATCTGATGGGTGAGCGAATCGTGCAGTTCCCTGGCGATGTGCAGGCGTTCCTCGTCGGCGCGGCGGCGCGCGGCCTCCTCCCTGGTGCGTTCGGCTTCGTCGGCGCGGCGCTCGGCCTGCCGCAGCGCCTCACCGGCCGCGCCCGCCGCGATCAGCCAGGCGATCTCGAGCGCGTCGCGGCCCCTGGCGAGCGCGGCGGCGGTGTCGTGCAGCGAGATCATCGCCGCCAGCGGCAGGGCCGCGACCAGTGCCACCGATGCCGCCACCGTCACCACATGATGTCCGGCGCGCACCGCGAAATACACCGCGAACAGGAACGCCACCGCGGGCACGTCGAAGCCGAGCGCCTGGTAGCCCAGCGCGCACAGCCCCGTGGCCACCAGCACCGCGACCGGTGCGCGTCCGCGCCCGGCCAGCGCCAGCCCACCGGCGCCGAGCAGCGCGTATCCCAGCGGGTCCCACCGGGTGTCTGGATGCTCCCCGCTCAGCCCGGTGACCAGCAGGACCACCGCCACCCCGACGGCGATCGCCCAGTCCGTGATCCGCGCCCTGGCCATCTGTGCACCCTAGCCCGATCCGGGCCGCGCCGAATCCGGCGGCGGGATGATCCCGCGCTACCGCGAACGCGGTAGTCGCACCGGGTGTACCGCGTTAGTTGTAGCGCGAATTGCCCACGGCCGCAGGACGACCGGGGCCGGGATGCGGGCCGATGATCGAGCCGTACCGATCCGATCGAAGGAGCATGTCATGCCGTCTTTCCGTCACCTCCCCGCCGTCGTCGGCGCCGTCCTCGCCACCGGACTCGTCGCGGCCGCGCCCGCCTCCGCGTCGACGGTGCTCCTCGCGGACGCCTACGGCCTGACCGCCGACCGCGCGATCGCGACCTCCGCCGCGTTCCTCGGCCTGTTCGCGGTCCTCCTCGGCGGCTTCGCGACGGCGCGGCCGTCCGGTTCGCGCGCGACGATCGCCGCGGGCGCCGGGATGGTCGCCGCCGTCGTCGGGACGTTCGTCGTCGTCACAGCCGACGGCGGACTCGGCACCGGCAACGGCATCGCGGGCGGCTACATCGCCCTGGTCCTCGGCGTCCTCGGAGCAGTAATCGGTGGCCTGGCCGTGATGCGGTCCCGCCGACTCGGCTGACCGGCCCTCCGCCTCGGGGATGCGCACTTCGTCCGCACCGGTCCTCTGCCTCGGCGGCGTGCGAGTCCGGCCGGACCGGTCGGCAACGGCACTGGTGCGTGACCGAGGGTGTCCACCTGATTGTCCGGCGGACACCCTCGGACGGGATCAGTGTCCGCGGGCGATCCAGTCGGCGAGCGCGGGCTTCTCGGCGCCGATGGCCGTCGAGTCGCCGTGACCGGTGTGCACCGTCGTCTCGTCCGGAAGCGCGAAGAGGCGGTCGCGGATCGAGTCGATGATGGTGCCGAAATCGGAGAACGAGCGCCCGGTGGCGCCGGGGCCGCC
It encodes the following:
- a CDS encoding DoxX family protein — its product is MSSVDTAALLLRSTLGAVLLAHGVNHAWGAGALTATGAWFASIGLRPGRLHAVLATATEIAAGALLLAGLLTPFAAAAVIATMAVALITAHRGNGFFIFRPGQGWEYTAVLAAVALATATLGPGRWSADHLLGIEITGTTALVIAGVLGVLSATLLLATCWRPRASRPAG
- a CDS encoding TetR/AcrR family transcriptional regulator, coding for MSTAGTKGVPRARREQLILDAAVAEIGRVGYAGLSLAGVAQRAEVSKPLVYTYFHTRDEIYLACVARAAANLGAAIEAAVAAGGELSMARRTLDAIFTALEPRPHDWTVVFDRTHPDEGAVADAIRAARRGIAAQAARGVADVLGAVELTDPADLSALTDVWMGTVTSLVTWWLRHPGETAAQMSERSHRLIDALIAAAAR
- a CDS encoding TetR/AcrR family transcriptional regulator; the protein is MTGSPTPKRRADATRSRAAVLEAATRLLATHPDAGMAAIAAEAGVTRQTVYAHFASRDDLVNAVVDHTTGQAVAAMREADLDSGPATDALLRMLAVGWRFFRVSPLAHHVGAFARQRDEDRQLPVNERLLRLVTRGQRAGEFADTATPEWLVTAIVAVSHAAGDEVRAGRLTQPAAELALRASVLRLVGAA
- a CDS encoding nuclear transport factor 2 family protein, with amino-acid sequence MDPAMPRTPERFVADFFTEFTAAALDPGADPAAVVDRFHTPDVVQIADGIRLDRDRLVAHLRPVRKNLRDYRFEVHEVIADGDRMAVRMTIHATMRTTGTVATEVFLFGEFTPDGKLRRADQLTRALAA
- a CDS encoding dihydrofolate reductase family protein is translated as MRKFKLQVQTTIDGFMAGPNGEMDWLTFDWSDDLAAHIGALTDSVDTIVLGRKLAEGFIPHWAAQPEHETQEAIDTMNKTPKVVISRTITESPWDNTVVAADAAAAIRELKAGPGGDIIAYGGGELVASLIAQGLFDELNLFVNPTAIGAGLPVFAATGANQQFVLESATRFDCGVVGLRYVPAAA
- a CDS encoding DUF1772 domain-containing protein, with amino-acid sequence MLVRTVRSLALLATGLLAGAFGYGAANLVPTFDRVPLPMRLEFHTELMRNNSISMQATMAVAALSCLAVAVLAAGRHRLVAAAATVLVVASFLITRLGNVPINHRINEWAVTGPTPDYAEILTRWDAFHFLRTGTALGAFALIIALVLWMPADQPAR
- a CDS encoding AfsR/SARP family transcriptional regulator, which translates into the protein MRFGVLGPLTVWTDDGTVVPIPGTKVRALLADLLLAAGQPVSADRLIDDIWGEDPPGNPAGTLAAKASQLRRALEDAEAGSRDLVVSPPPGYRLATTEVDALRFRALLARARAATEPRVRIDTLTEALGLWRGPAFDDFRDAEFTRSVIAQLSELRLVAVEELAEARLAEGEYGAVAGDLTRFVAENPLRERLRAAQLRALYGAGRQAEALDSYEDLRRQLADELGLDPSPELVDLHRSILGQDPGLVVTRPRAVVRRRTTNIPAQRTELIGRADDLDELSRAVDASRLVTLIGPGGVGKTRLATATAAGLTERFPHGSWLVELAPLATATTDIDRIADTVAQVLGVRLGDAADAPAVALGEALAEQELLLVLDNCEHLVDQVADLTEALLGAAPGLHVLATSREQLRLPGEDIVTVEPLGVPSAGSAVTDIAESNAVRLFVARAKSGAREFTLDADNADAVATLCRRLDGIPLALELAATRVRALGVHEMVARLDDRFRLLATGHRGAPPRQQTLAAMIDWSWGLLDADERVVLRRLAVHAGGCTLDAAESVCAGIEIASGAVADVIARLVDRSLVQQSGRRYRLLESVAAFSVDRLAEAGEEQAVRQAHRAYYLALTERAAPELYGADQRRWLARLDAEDANLQVALDGADADTALRLTAALAWYWLLRGRLGPARRRFDAALALGGSARYRAPVAAWRLTAAFQQGDFTDASARRAEVSAALAALDDPAVRVRAEVILLMSALEAGADQDLETSVRQLRAECHELGDRWSVATIQVALAKSAHSRADVDALARYAADAARLFAELGDRWGRLQAAEWLGGLAELTGDLAGAADIHREALVLARELELWGQVSSHLCWLGWIAMQHTEFDAARDFAAQAMVLAAEQGDGAGKLFGSIVLAFTARRDGHPDEAEQLLRGLLAAASDDTETPLFLPMLQVELGYLLEQRGEPAAGLAEHLRALDGAHRIDAPRDAAFALGGAAAATAALGELDTAARLLGAAEALRTSTGMPLLPAEQPDIDRATAAVRAGLGPAAFATAHTAGLDLTPTSARDLIAVAVP
- a CDS encoding alpha/beta fold hydrolase; amino-acid sequence: MKLTAFALTAAVAVTALLSACGSDQTTTAAPDPGAYAEVNGLRMYYERHGVATDQPPLVLLHGALSGIGTDFGELIPELARTREVIAIEQQAHGRTADIDRPLRTPQMADDTVALLAQLGIHRVDVLGYSMGAGVALDITLRHPELVRKQILLSGGLGAEAMHPGLMEGMDELKPEHLHGSTFHTDYLKNAPRPEDFPRLVAEVLDHDLNGMPSVSHEAARKVEAPTLTIIGDSDIVRPEHSVEMFRLFGGGVMGDTPAGLPNAQLAILPGTSHITAPHRPELLLPMIPAFLDAPVKDAR
- a CDS encoding sterol desaturase family protein; amino-acid sequence: MVSAFWEHINNPLLYAVPFFLVFIAIEAVSLRHAGADAAPRAYSPIDTRTSISMGFGALGAMALFKLLTLVLFVILWTELAPWHLPTHAWWYWPVLMLVVDFAWYCNHRFSHRVRIGWAAHQAHHSSEYFNLGTALRQKWNPWSEAIFWAPLPLLGFAPWTIYVAFALNLIYQFFTHTETIGKLWRPVEFVLNTPSHHRVHHGSDPEYLDRNYGGILIIWDRMFGTFQRELHTPTYGLTTPVGTYNLLRLQYHEYGNIIRDVRGARGWRARLGYVFGPPGWQPAAPESTAVPKKQAA